The following nucleotide sequence is from Cercospora beticola chromosome 2, complete sequence.
ATCCGCCCTCTCCGGAGCGGACCTCCGTAACTCcgcctcatcatcttcgtcgctctTCCCCGCTGTTCTCTTCAGACACACGCTCGGAGGTACGTGCAATTGCCATTCCCGTGCCTGACCGCATgctcatgctgctgctcagtGCCACTCCAGGTTGCCCTGGAACGCCACAAGTTACGCCAGCGGCAACACGTCCCTCATATGACTACAGCGTTAGTCGGCTGTACACGCTGAATCTTGCGTGCAGAGCAGTCGGGTCCGAGCTGGAAAGCGCCACCTTCACGCCTGGGAAGCAGCCCGGAAGGTCGAAATCAAGTTTGCCACAAGCCCCCTCTGGTATAAAGCGCTTTGACTACTTCCGCTGTTGGCCGATGAGTCCTTCGTCCGTAATCACTGAAAGACCAGGGCTTGAGATTTCAGATTGATCCAGTAGCACATTTTTGTGCCAGGAAAGAAGCATCTGCAACGACCATCTTTCCAGCGCTACGTCGACACAGTGTGCGGCCTGTGGGTATAGCCAGGACAATGACTGCGTCGCTTCGCTGGTGCTTGCCAAAGCAAACTTCATCTCCGCCCATCTCCGTTTGTGTCTCCTGAGCACAGATTCATACCACGTGTGTCGAGGTAACAGTGCTACCTTCTGAACCTGGTTTCCGGAAGCCGAGAAGCAGGCCATGGTCGTGCGAGCAACACTTTCCTAGGCACGATGCGGTGATCCCATGCGAGCCGCGTTGTGCTCGGCTAATTCAGCAGAGAGAGAGATGACCAAGCGCCCTGCCGTTCAGCCATGCGGAGTACTACTTCGAGGGAAAATGCAACTGCTGCGTCTGGCTGAATGTTGGAGCAATCCAAGGCACAACCACTCGATTGTGTGACACATTCACGGTTTCAAAATATGTGCAAGTTGCATACAATCTGCTGCCATTTTGTACTGATATCAGCGAAAGTCAAAGCGCTCAAGCAACTCTGAAGCTTTCTGGCGGGCCCAAATAGCTCGGCTTCAAGCCACCAAGATCCACCCAAGCACTTCCTAGAACTAACGCTGGCTCCAGTGCCCAGATCGTCAGCGTATGTTCTCCGGGACCCGAATATGCGAATGTCAAAGTGTTCTTCCATGCCATATCCGCAACAGCTTGCAACCAGCCTTTCGGGTTCTGACCATTGGGCTGATCGACTACAGGCTGGACAGTTTGGACCTCTTCGTCGTCAAGCTGGACGGCGTATCGAAGCGGCCGTGTTGGATTCGTGTTGAGAGAAGGCGTAGTGAGTATCGTGATATTGGTGCTGTTGATGCCTTCAGTGAAAGTGTAGAGATTGTATCGCAGAGCAGGGCCAGCAGCAACGTCCTGCGAGTTGGCCGTGACGTTCGACAGCGTAACACCGCTGCCTGTCTTTGTGAGGCTAGGGATGACTTCGTATGTGACGGCATCGGAACTGTTGACAATCTCGCTCCAGTGCTCCAGCTGGATCGACAAGACCGAGTCACTCTCTACGAAGCCGTTCGTGAAATCATCTGGAATTCGAGTATTGTTAATGTTGAGCCATAGCTGAGGCATGTTGAACTGCGCGCCGTACAGAGCTTGCTGAAGGTATTGTGTGGAATTGTCCTCCGATCTGGAGATGTTGACCTGAACAAGGTGATGCACCTCATCAGGGACGTTCTCCCAGTCGACATTGACCCAAACACGGACATCTGGATCCTCAGGAGCCAGAGAGCCAGAGCTCTGCGAGAAGTTTAGCCAGGTCGCATTGGCACTTATGGACCACTCAAATGGTAGCGTGCCAACCTGGAAGATGTCGATCCATTGTGCTTGGCCGTAGCGATTGTAAGGATTCATGGTCAGCGCATTCGAACCTAGGCTGTGCCAGCGATCATCCCCAGGGACTGAGGCATTTGATCCTTGAATGGCAACCTTCATGTCGCCGACAAGCGAGCGCTCCATACTGGCCACGTATCTCAATGGTGGGAGTACCTGTCTCATAGGCTGCTGCCAGTAGGAATAGCCGATATGCGTTTGGTCCATCATGTGATTCCATTTGCCGTCGAGCAATTCGTGATATTGCTTTGTTAATTGCTGATCCTTCGTGAAAAGCTCTCGAACACGATCTGCAATGTCGTTCGCGCTGTTGCGGCCCTGATCTGCGTACAAATTGTTGAGGGCGGCAGAAATCATGATGTCGTGGTAGTTGGCTCCGGCCGTGACTGGATGGTAGACCAGTTCGAAGAATGCCGGCTTCGCATCATCTGATAAACTGTCATAGATGGCTTGAGCCTGGCGTTGAGCGTCACGCCACTCTTCGAGGACGCGATCTGCCTCGCTGTAGTCGAGGATGCTATATGTGCTAGGATCCACCAGTTCGAATTTGCGGCGGCTCGATAGCTTCCCGTAGGCGTACATCACCTCGGCAGTTTCTGCAGCCACATCTTGTCCGAACTCACGAGCTGCCCATTGTTGCAGGTATGCTGGTGTACTGTCCTTGTCGAATCGTGAGATATCGTATGCCATGTCGAGAAAGTGGCTGATAGGTAGTTCCACAGGCTTGAGATCTCCAACATTGACAACCCTGAAGCCTGGTTAGCTTTCCTACTCCCTAGTGCGTAGTCTCCTCCATTTTCAAGGAACCATATGATCAACTCACCAGATTTCTCGCGCCTGCCTCTCATATGCGAGCCTCATCTGCTCCCAAGTCTTGGTCAACTTGGTCGTGCTGATCCACTTGTAGTTTCGGGGATCGCCGACGTAGTCAAAGTGATAGTACACGCCAGCTCCTCCACTGCGTGCCGTCTCATTTCCAACAGGGAGACGCCTGATATTTCCATAGTTGTCCTCAGCCCAGAGCAGTGTGATATAATCTGGGACCTGCATTCCTTGTTCATAGTAGCCCTGAACTTCCTTGTAAAGACACCACAATTGAGGCACTGTTGACGCGTCGCCATGGAACCTTTCCAGAATCTCAGTCtgagcagcaacgacagccTCGAGTAGCTCGGTCTGGATGTCATCGCTGATGGGAGTGTCGTGATACCCTCGCATGCCGACAGTGACTACATTGTCGTAGTTCTGGCTTCGCTCTATGCCGTCGACGAAGAACTCGTATATGGAGGCGTTATTGGTACCCCAGAACCACTCGCCCTCGCCGAACTCGGTCCACTCTTTTGTTGCCCTGGTCATCGGTTCAGTGTGTGAAGTACCCATGACGATGCCATAGTCGTTGGCAAGTGGCTGGGTCCTCGGATCGTCGACATTAAACATGCTGTTCCACATGGCTGGCCACAGGTAGTTTGCTCGTAGTcggagcagcagctcgaaaACGGTTGAGTAGAATTCAGCGTTGAAGCCGGGTCCATACTCGCCCGGTGGGAAATTATCCATGATCCAGCCAGTGAGGCCTGGGGCCTCATCATTGATGAAGATACCTCGATACTTGACAGACGGCGGTCCTTGGGTCACGGAGACGTTGCTCGCGTAGATTTGATCATGCTTCTGGCCAGGGGCATCTGCCCAAAAGTGCCAAGGCGAGACACCAATTTGTTCGGAGATGCTGTAGATACCAAAGATGGTGCCACGCCTATCAGAACCTGTGCAATGTGAGCTGTGGATGTATGGTGCGCCAGGAATTCTCACAAACCTGCGATGACCAAAGCCTGCGCTACATCGTCGATTGGGTTGTCCACGAGAACTGAAATGTACGACTCCCAGTCATCCTGTATCTCACTGACATCGATGACACCTCGCTGAACCAAGTCGTCGATGACGTGAGAGTGGCCAATTGTGCCTGCAATGACCGTTGCACCAGTAGCAGACGCGCTTTCAAGCTCGAATGAAGTCTTGTTGTTGACAGCCAGGATCAAACTTGTGTTGGATCGACCTGCTTCGTCTCCGGCGACCAAACGTAAGCCACCATTGCTTCCTGTTACGCGACCAAAGTCTGCGGCAAGGTCATTGCAAGCCTTCAGCACGCCTGGAGAGTCGTTATCAGCACATTGAATTTGAGGAGAAGAGCCCGGAGCAGCCAATTCCAAGCCGTGCCCTTCGAAATTGATCGTGGCCTCCTGCCAGATGGCCTGAGAAGTGGCCAGAAACGCCGTCAACGACAGGAATCGATACCGCCC
It contains:
- a CDS encoding uncharacterized protein (CAZy:GH115); translation: MMGRYRFLSLTAFLATSQAIWQEATINFEGHGLELAAPGSSPQIQCADNDSPGVLKACNDLAADFGRVTGSNGGLRLVAGDEAGRSNTSLILAVNNKTSFELESASATGATVIAGTIGHSHVIDDLVQRGVIDVSEIQDDWESYISVLVDNPIDDVAQALVIAGSDRRGTIFGIYSISEQIGVSPWHFWADAPGQKHDQIYASNVSVTQGPPSVKYRGIFINDEAPGLTGWIMDNFPPGEYGPGFNAEFYSTVFELLLRLRANYLWPAMWNSMFNVDDPRTQPLANDYGIVMGTSHTEPMTRATKEWTEFGEGEWFWGTNNASIYEFFVDGIERSQNYDNVVTVGMRGYHDTPISDDIQTELLEAVVAAQTEILERFHGDASTVPQLWCLYKEVQGYYEQGMQVPDYITLLWAEDNYGNIRRLPVGNETARSGGAGVYYHFDYVGDPRNYKWISTTKLTKTWEQMRLAYERQAREIWVVNVGDLKPVELPISHFLDMAYDISRFDKDSTPAYLQQWAAREFGQDVAAETAEVMYAYGKLSSRRKFELVDPSTYSILDYSEADRVLEEWRDAQRQAQAIYDSLSDDAKPAFFELVYHPVTAGANYHDIMISAALNNLYADQGRNSANDIADRVRELFTKDQQLTKQYHELLDGKWNHMMDQTHIGYSYWQQPMRQVLPPLRYVASMERSLVGDMKVAIQGSNASVPGDDRWHSLGSNALTMNPYNRYGQAQWIDIFQVGTLPFEWSISANATWLNFSQSSGSLAPEDPDVRVWVNVDWENVPDEVHHLVQVNISRSEDNSTQYLQQALYGAQFNMPQLWLNINNTRIPDDFTNGFVESDSVLSIQLEHWSEIVNSSDAVTYEVIPSLTKTGSGVTLSNVTANSQDVAAGPALRYNLYTFTEGINSTNITILTTPSLNTNPTRPLRYAVQLDDEEVQTVQPVVDQPNGQNPKGWLQAVADMAWKNTLTFAYSGPGEHTLTIWALEPALVLGSAWVDLGGLKPSYLGPPESFRVA